DNA from Apostichopus japonicus isolate 1M-3 chromosome 15, ASM3797524v1, whole genome shotgun sequence:
CAGACTCAGTCTGTGATGTGCCTTCATGCCTCTGCTACCTCTTGACTGCAGCAGACTCAGTCTGTGATGTGCCTTCAGGTCTCTGCTACCTCTTGACTGCAGCAGACTCAGTCTGTGATGTGCCTTCAGGTCTCTGCTACCTCTTGACTGCAGCAGACTCAGTCTGTGATGTGCCTTCATGTCTCTGCTACCTCTTGACTGCAGCAGACTCAGTCTGTGATGTGCCTTCATGTCTCTGCTACCTCTTGACTGCAGCAGACTCAGTCTGTGATGTGCCTTCAGGTCTCTGCTACCTCTTGACTGCAGCAGACTCAGTCTGTGATGTGCCTTCATGTCTCTGCTACCTCTTGACTGCAGCAGACTCAGTCTGTGATGTGTCTTCATGTCTCTGCTACCTCTTGACTGCAGCAGACTCAGTCTGTGATGTGCCTTCAGGTCTCTGCTACCTCTTGACTGTAGCAGACTCAGTCTGTGATGTGCCTTCATGTCTCTGCTACCTCTTGACTGCAGCAGACTCAGTCTGTGATGTGTCTTCATGTCTCTGCTACCTCTTGACTGTAGCAGACTCAGTCTGTGATGTGCCTTCATGTCTCTGCTACCTCTTGACTGCAGCAGACTCAGTCTGTGATGTGCCTTCAGGTCTCTGCTACCTCTTGACTGTAGCAGACTCAGTCTGTGATGTGCCTTCATGTCTCTGCTACCTCTTGACTGCAGCAGACTCAGTCTGTGATGTGTCTTCATGTCTCTGCTACCTCTTGACTGCAGCAGACTCAGTCTGTGATGTGCATGCATGTCTCTGCTACCTCTTGACTGCAGCAGACTCAGTCTGTGATGTGCCTTCAGGTCTCTGCTACCTCTTGACTGTAGCAGACTCAGTCTGTGATGTGCCTTCAGGTCTCTGCTACCTCTTGACTGCAGCAGACTCAGTCTGTGATGTGCCTTCAGGTCTCTGCTACCTCTTGACTGCAGCAGACTCAGTCTGTGATGTGCCTTCATGCCTCTGCTACCTCTTGACTGCAGCAGACTCAGTCTGTGATGTGCCTTCATGTGTCTGCTACCTCTTGACTGCAGCAGACTCAGTCTGTGATGTGCCTTCAGGTCTCTGCTACCTCTTGACTGCAGCAGACTCAGTCTGTGATGTGCCTTCATGTCTCTGCTACCTCTTGACTGCAGCAGACTCAGTCTGTGATGTGCCTTCAGGACTCTGCTACCTCTTGACTGTAGCAGACTCAGTCTGTGATGTGCCTTCATGTCTCTGCTACCTCTTGACTGCAACAGACTCAGTCTGTGATGTGCCTTCATGTCTCTGCTACCTCTTGACTGTAGCAGACTCAGTCTGTGATGTGGTTACTGTCTTATTGTTACTGCAGTCACAATTAGCACATTTTAGACAGTCACCAGTCCCTTTTCCAGCTGTTTCTGCGGGTGGGTCCTTCTCTTCTTGTACAGGTACCTTGGGTATCCCTCTTCTGTTACTACGCACAGGTCGTGGAGGCCTATTGGCCTCATTGTTTGGGGTCCAGGGACCAAGGCTATCGTTTGCATAAAAGTCCATTGGATATTCTTCCTGCCATTCAA
Protein-coding regions in this window:
- the LOC139981004 gene encoding uncharacterized protein, coding for MKAHHRLSLLQSRGSRDMKAHHRLSLLQSRGSRVLKAHHRLSLLQSRGSRDMKAHHRLSLLQSRGSRDLKAHHRLSLLQSRGSRDLKAHHRLSLLQSRGSRDLKAHHRLSLLQSRGSRDLKAHHRLSLLQSRGSRDMHAHHRLSLLQSRGSRDMKTHHRLSLLQSRGSRDMKAHHRLSLLQSRGSRDLKAHHRLSLLQSRGSRDMKAHHRLSLLQSRGSRDMKTHHRLSLLQSRGSRDMKAHHRLSLLQSRGSRDLKAHHRLSLLQSRGSRDMKTHHRLSLLQSRGSRDMKAHHRLSLLQSRGSRDLKAHHRLSLLQSRGSRDMKAHHRLSLLQSRGSRDMKAHHRLSLLQSRGSRDLKAHHRLSLLQSRGSRDLKAHHRLSLLQSRGSRGMKAHHRLSLLQSRGSRGMKAHHRLSLLQSRGSRGMKAHHRLSLLQSRGSRDMKAHYRLSLLQSRGSRDM